GACTCAGTTTATCAAGAACGTAAGTACTTTCCTGAAAAGAATGAGCAAGCACCTTGATTATCTCAACCTGAAAGGAGCAAGAGTGACGCTGGAAGAAGGCTGTGAGCTTTTGAGCTCTTTGAGCTacttgaaaaacaaaagttttgcctCTGAAATCAACATAGAAGACTTCTTCAGCCACCATCTTTCCATCTACAGCAGCCCCTTGTTCCACCAGACTATGTCCACGTTCCGCAACCTGGTCATCCTGACTCTCAATTACAACTGCATCTCCGATGAATTGCTGGAAATCCTGTGCGAGCACAACGCCCATTCTCTCTGGACTATAAACATCAAGTGCCACATCCATGACCCTCACGGGCAGGTGGTTTGGGGGATGTCCTGGGCCAACCTAGCCAAGAGAGCACCCAAACTGAAAGTGAACTTCTTCTTTGAAAGAGTCATGAAGCACAACAGTCTAGCCAGGATACTCTTAGTGGAGATCCCACTCAGGAGCATCAGTCTACGGAGCTGCTATTTCAGTGACCCAGACTGGTCGATGAGGCCGACCCTCACCTATCTCTTACCAGCCTACAAACACATTCTGCAGGTATGGTGGGAACAGCAACGTTTTACCGTTTTGTCACTAATCTAACCAGGTGGCCGTGTGGGCATTGTACCAAACTGTTGGTGTAAAAGTGAAACCCTGACCCATGAGGTCATTAGAGCTCCACAAGGCAGTTTTCACAAGAGATGAGTCCCATACATAACTGCCCTGCCCATTGGTATAGACATTGACACtgttatttattttcaagaaattAACGCTAGAGTTCAACAATGACCATGAATTGCTGGatgaggagctgctgcagctcgTGTTATCGTGCGAGAGGCTGTTCTTCCTCAAAGTCTGGGCCTTCCTCAGTGTGGCATTTGTGGAGAGGCTGCTGCAAAATCGGGCAGAGGGGAAATGTGTCTTGTGTACCATGAAGGTAAAAATCTCTTTCCAAACCTCCCACCATCCACCCCGTCGAAATGTAGTTTACAAACATACTAATGCAGCAGTGCCTCTGAATGTGGTTTGAAAGTTACCATTAATATGCAGGGAAAGGGGTTGTGAGGAAGTGTAAGAATCCTGCGTGTATTCCCAAGGTCCACTTGCAGAGACAGGTCTCCCATGTCCTGACCAGCCCCACAGAGAATGCTCAGAAACGGTACGATAAGGTGACAACCCCGATGTCACCTCTTCCAGAATCCCATGCTCGGGAGCCCCTATAAAGAAGGTCCTTATTCAAGAAAACATTTAAACACGTGGttaagtcctgttgacttcagtgagacttaaacatgtgcttatattctgtcctgaatagggatgctctCCTGAATCATGGGCAGGGacagctgcagccaggggaaaCCATCCTGCCAGGGAGACAGCAGaaccccagagccctgagcctCCAGCAGAGACCCCAAGAGCTGATCCTGGGGATCAGAGAATGAGGCACTCGTTTTCCCAGCTATTCTGCTGTTGAAATCCCCAAAGGCGGGGAAGTCTAGGTTTTCATTCAGTCTGTAATAAGGCAAGTTCTCACTGATGGCCCTAGGAATCTTGTCTGAGCAaaaactgagtaaggacttcaggatctgACCACATTTACTAGCTGGCTGGCTTATCTAGCAGTCTCAACAGCCACCTGGGCTTCTCCCTATTATGAGCTTAACTGCAGTGGCAGCTTTGTGTGTCTATGATCCATCCATGCAGGTGAGGATTTACACAACCAGGCATGAGACCAGTGAAGAGGACCGACTGCTGCGAGACATTTACAAGAAGTTCAGAAACCTGATCGACTCAGAGCTTAATTATTTTGTCATCGCCTACCCAATGGTGTGAGCAGTGTGTGATGAGCCAGgagttaaaataaaaaccagtcaCATTAGGAAATGTCTGATCTGGTCTTCTGAGGAAGTCTGTGGGGAGACTAATGGTATTAACAATGTCCCTGAAAGGGAAAGCCAATGAAAGGGAAAGCCCACTAGAACTGTAACAAGCAGTGAGCAATTTTAGAGGCCCACGTATTAAAATTCTGGCTTTCGCAGATGGCCCGCAGTGTCTCATCTTTGTTATTTTGTCTTGTCTTTGCAATGGCACCGAAGGAAGAAGAGAATATTATTCTGCCAGGACAGTCACATTtacaataatacctagcttttatataatgcttttcatcagtagagctcagtgtgctttacaaaggagatcgtTATTCCCGTTTTAGAGGTGacgaaactgaggcccagagtggGGATGTGACTAacccaaggtcacccatcaggccattgacagaaccagaaatagaagggaggtctcctgagtcctagtctagTGCCCTATCCATTAGCCAACACTGCTTCTGCCAGCAGTTATCTTACGTTTGGTTGAAGTACATTCTCCATCCAGTTGTCAGTGGACAGGTGTACACATCACCACAGCTGGCCCTAACTAGCACGATTGCTGGCTTCCTGTCTGTCTAACATAACCAGTGACTTTGTGTAGGAATATCTGTTCTAGCTtatgtagttaaaaaaaatctgttaatgaAAAACAGTGACACTGACAGCACCCAAGATATGCTAAGTGGCTGGAATGAAGGATTTTTTCTTGTTGTTCCATAACTTTAATGTCTACTGGAAAGCTTCCAatagactttctgggacacaggcAGCTGTGGAGGAGGCATTTAGGTCTGTTTTAATTAATTCACACACCTAGGCCAGGTTCTGCTCTGAGTCACACTTGTGTAAACACAGAGGCGCTAGGTTAATGTTCAGTGGGGTTACTCTGTCTTTGCCCTGGTGTATTTCCCagtagaatctggcccagtgtgggaGAATGCTGTATCCGACACCAGGGCTTCAGAAGCTGTTAATGGAAATGGACTCCCTCATCTGCATGCACAGCACTTCGTCGATGTACAGTGTGTTCTCCTTGACCTGGATCTCCTCCTCCAGTGAAAGCTGTCGACGGCTCAGACCTTTCAGCTCCACCTCAGCTTGTGCCAATGTGTCCTTTAGTCTAGGGGTGAAACAAAGAGCGACGTTAGTTTTGACTACATGTACCTTCTTGCTATTGAGCGGCATCACTTCCTCCCAACGGGATGGGTGGGAGGAAATCTCTGTGAAGATCCCCTTATGGTTTCTCCCCACATTGTTCCACTGCGGGGGTGGCCCATCCATGCAGGACAGATGCTCCCACACCTTGCAGGTCCCGTGGCCTCCTACAAGGAGCTTCTGTGCCTCCAGGTGTTTGGGCCTCTCTGTCCCGCTTTGCTCTCCAGCAATGCAGCTCTTTCGGAGCCATGCTATCAGGGACTTCTCCGGGCCATGGTTGTCCAggagcccttcccctctccctcttaaAAAGGGGTATCAAATGGCAAGATAATATGTCTCCTGGCTCCATTACCTTTTCCTTATAAACTCTGCTGGGTACAGGGGGATGCCACTAATCCCCAAACCCCCATAACAACGCTGCCCCTGGCCTGCCAGCCCTTCCACCAGATATATCATCAGATCAGCAAAGAGCACTCCACAGAGACTAGGAGACAATGCCAAGTGGGAGGGGATAAGTCCATTGGCTAAGGGTCTCTTCCACATATGATCCAAGAGTCGCAACCTCCCTCCCTTTGTAAACAGCACCATTTGATTGGGAACACACTGGGTACTGACGATTTTGCAGAACtgactctcccaattaaaatgaTTTGAAGGAGGTTGTTAAGCCACAACATCGAACAGTCCTCAACATTCGCTCTCCTCAAGCAGAAGCAGATGGGAAATGGTATAATTAAAGGacaacaaaacaatgtacaaagtacaattttttcttgacaataatggcaaagctggggctgggatgCTCCAGGCATTCCCATCACAtcttctttttaataatttaaggATCTAACGAGTGGAAAAACCACAGTAATATCCATAACTCTCTCAGGGAAAACAACGTGgcactaagggtacgtctacacagctaAGCTGTGCGCAGGCTAGCCTACCCAAGCTAGTTTGAATCCAAATAACACAGGTAATGACTGCAATGAAAAGAGCACAGCACAAGCTTCAGAGCAGGCTAGTGAGACAAATATGtagccagggcctgggctgggcttGTACTACCCATGCTGCGCTGTCTTCACAgctgttagaagaaaaggagtacttgtggcaccttagagactaacaaatttatttgagcaaaagctttcgtgagctacagctcacttcatcggatgcattcagtggaaaatacagtggggagatttatatacacagagaacatgaaacaatgggtgttaccatacacattgtaaggagagtgatcacttaagatgagctattaccagcaggagagcggggggggggcagggggaggaagggggaagaaaaccttttgtagtgataatcaagatgggccatttccagcagttgacaagaacgtctgaggaacagtggctggATTCAAATTAATTCACGTAGACTAAGCAATGCatagcttttgctgtgtagacataccctttaacAGGGTTCTGTTACTCTACCACCATATCTAGAAAAATAGGTATACAGAATATTGAAAACATGTGTGGTAACTGCGTGCAAACAGGTATGTCTGTGCGTGTGTCTGTATTTATTACTTCTTTGGCTGGTTACATTTGCCCAGTGACcaacaccactgacttcttgcTGTTTCACCATTTCACTTACCTCTGAATATTGTTTGTGATCTCCTGAACCTCACTGATCAGCCTGTATTGGACCATATCACGACACAGCTCCACGTTGGGACGATGGGTCCTTGTCTCCAAACGTGTGTGAGCAACCTTGGCAGGTCCTTCTTTATCGATTATAGCTTTCTTTAAGGCCGCAATGTTTTTTTCCTGGGATGTAATCTCATCCATCACCTTAGTAAATCAACAAAGGGAAGTGCTGCACGGTGCCACTTGAAAACTTGACATCCTCTTTAATAATGATACTTTGCAATTCTAAGGCGTTACTTCATAGGTGGATCTCAAAGTACAGAGGTGAGCAAGgattattacccccattttactgatgggataACTGCAGCACAATGGGCAGCAAAGGAttagggccaagattttcaaaagtggtctctAACActcaatttttgggtgtccaatttgagatACTTAGGGcccgattttcagaggtactaagCATTCACAACTCAAGCTGAAATCCATTTGAGTTGTGGACACCTGTGTTGTGGAGCATCTCTAAAACtcagaggtgaaatcctgacaccattgaagtcagtcaCAAAACTCTTGTTGAGTTCAGttgaccaggatttcactccagggGTCgtaggttgggcacccaaacacTGAAGAATCCATaattagaggccacttttgaaaatttggggttaaatgacttgtccaaggtcacacagcaagcgtCATCTGATTCCCAGGTCCAGACACGGCCACTAGACCATAGCGGCCTCTGAATGGCTACTACCTAATATGTAGCACTGTGTTATCATCAAGAGCCTCCAAGCTTTCATGTGCCTTGTAACACATGCAATCATGAGGATTTGTATAACTGGGAATGGAAAAGCTAATGGTACTTTagctataaaaacagaaaaagcacTGGACTTTGTCCAGCTTAGAACTGCAAAGTCAGAATTCTTAAGGCACAATAGCTCAAGACATTGGATCCATAGAACTGGCTGATGTCCCTGTCCTATTTTCTCTGCTGACTGtcctctagtgcaggggtgggcaaacttttttgaccgaagggccacatctgggtggggaaattgtatgcagggccatgaatgtcgggctggggcagagggttggggtgtgggagggagtacaggatgtgggaaggggtgcggtgcgcaggagggggctcagggcagggggttggggtgcaggagggagtgtggggtatgggagggggtgcggtgtgcaggaaggggctcagggcagggggttgggagtgcaggcaggggtgcagagtgcaggagggggctcagggcagggggttgggatgcaaggTGCAGGAGAGGTTAGGGGTGCGGCTCCGGCCCAGCGCTGCTTACCtcgagcggctccggggtggcagcggcgcgcAGCAAgggtaaggcaggctccctgctgccctggccctgtgtcGCTCCCgaaagtggccggcatgtccggcagtggctcctgggggcggggtggggcaggcggctccgttgcgtgctgccctcacctgcgggtaccacccccgaagctcccattggccgtggtttcccgcctgcaggcgagggcagtgcatgtagccctctgcccccacacacacacactccccaggggccgcagggacatggtgccagccgtTTCCGGGAGCGGCacgggccagggcaggcagggagcctgccttagccctgctgtgccacagggCCGGCAATCCTGTGggctggattgaaagccctgacggGCCAGATCCggcatagtttgccctcccctgctctagTGTTTACCTTAGCAAGGTGGATCTCCAGTTTGTTCTTTGCATCTTTTGTCTCCTTCACCCTGTTCTTAAAAGCAATGTTCACCGTCTCGCACTGCTTGCGCATGTCACTTGCTGTCTGGGATAAGATTCGGTCAATCAAGGCCCTGAGCATCAAAGAGTTGTTCCTCTGCTTGTCAGCCTTTTCAACATTTACATTCGAGAAATCTACCCAGTCTTCAGGGCTCACAgaactataataaaataaaaaaagtctctTTATGTATCTTCAGCCCTCTTTGTGTATTCGTAAATGCATTAACGACAGCAGATCTCTATTAATATGAAAGAAGCAGTATTATTATTGCTTattattataggtttcagagtagcagccgtgttagtctgtattcgcaaaaagaaaaggaggacttgtggcaccttagagactaaccaatttatttgagtataagctttcgtgagctacagctctgtagctcacgaaagcttatgctcaagtaaattggttagtctctaaggtgccacaagtcctccttttctttttgcttattattATGTTCATTATTATTAAGCATCATTATAATTATTGGCCAGAATCAACATCAGGCTCAAtggtgctaggcattgtacaaacacatagtaaaagactTTAGCTTAAGAGTTAAATAGACAAAAGttgggtggggaaacagaggaagCAACTtgccaaggtcatacagcagatTAATAACAAAGCCAGAAATTGACCCTAGATCTCTTGACTCCTACTCCAATGGCCAATCTACTGGACCACATTCTGCAATCATTATGAGGTGGAACTGGAAGTTAGATTAGTAAATCCATTGTGGGTTTCCAGTGCCATGAAGTTTTGCTTTCATAAACAATTAGCACCAGATCCATTCAACAGAACAATGGTCCATTAGGAACTTCGTTGTTAGTAGTGATTTTAGATgaaaagcactcagatactatggtgatgggctgCGGTATAAATCCctaagatagacagacagatggacagacagacagataacCTTATTATAAACTGGAGTGGGTATGTTAGGCTTTGTATTACAGGGACAGTTTATATTATGTCTGTATAACTACTGGATGTGTAGCTAGGGAAATAACCACTTACTTTCCTTCAACCTTCAGTACATTTCTGGCATATCTTATATCAGGTGTATTATTTGTCAAGTTGGAACAATAGTTATCAATTGTCAAGGCGGTGAACTTGTCTTTCAGATCCATCTCCAGATTGTATTTAGCTGAACGGTTTAACCTCGGGGGAAAACAATTAGACTCTCTTAATTTGAAACCTAACAAAATACTTATCCCCTTCTCTTTTTAATGGAGGTAAACCACCactaaagggccaaattctgccatccaCTGGCACTCAAAAATCCCACTGACATCCATGCAGCTTGTTGGCAGGATCAGGTAAATAAGAAAATATGAATGTTATTATCATAATAGGCAATACTGTGAGTTACAAGTTGTAAAAATCTagggcatgctgctgctgccgccattgaagtcaatggtaaaactcccgcTGGCTTCACTGGTGTGGGACCAGGACTGGGGCCCTGGGAATCAACGGATGCTGGGGCATATTGTGCCGTCAGTGTCTAAACAGAactctccactgaaatcagtgctgTTAAAAATCGAATGGCGTGGTCTAAGCCCTGAGAAGTACTAACTCCTGCAACTCCCCTCTGATTTCAGCAGCTGCTTAGCACCTCTGAGGATTTGACACTAGCCATCCTACAACCTCTCCAGAAGCACTCCCCAATCTGATCTATCCAGTGGTTTGTTCCTTTGTTGACCCCTTGATACCTAATTTGCTCATTGGTTTGTTCCAGTGTGCGCTCAAGCAAAGCCATAATCCCTTGGAGCACTTCAACTTCCTTTATCAGTTCCCGCTCCACTTCGTCATGGACCAAGTCAATCCCAACTCGCCTTTGCCTaagagaaagaggagagagccaTCACTCTGTGTCGACCATTTGAGTATTGCAGCTCTGGAGACCCAAAGCCCTTGTTCTTGTTATAACTGATTGGACATAGCCACCTTTCCACTcctaggacctgattctcctctggtGTACATTAgcgtaaatcaggagtgactccatggAAGGCAAccaagaagagaatcaggcccttcatttGCAGGGTCAGGAATAATGCTGCTTTTCTCTTTCCTGGCTTATTTTACAAAGGTTTTTTTAAGATGAATTAAGCAAAGAGTTCTGCTCAGAACACATGACGAATGGGCCTGGGCCTTCAGCCTTTCTTCACACGCTTAGTCGCAGTGAAGCACAAAAAGGACGGGATTCTGTGACTTGTTCACTTTGCTTTCATATATTGATCATGTTTCTTACATACTTGTTTATTTAGGGCCTCATCTTGAGGGGTGCTGAGCAGCCTTAATTCCCACAGAAGCCGATGagaactgtgggtgctcagcactgttgaGAATCCATCAGGACCTGAGCTCTGAGGGCAGTCCACCATGCCTGCTATCAAAGTCCTAGAATTCCTCAAGTTTCATCCACTTTACAGCCTGAAACTTGATGACCCGCTTCATTGTCACCATCCTTCCAGAGGAGGAAGACTGCAGTGCACTTGAAACCTATCAGCGCTGCTCTCCACTCAGCCCAATGGGATGCTCTTGGATTTCCCTTATTTTCCCTACAAAGGCCTGGAAGCACTGTCTCCATAGCACTGCCAGCTCCTGCTGCCTGGAGCCATATGGGAGACGGAGGCTGGGAATGGGAATCTAACCCAGATCTCCCCTGCTGGAGCACAGGGTACAAAGCATTTCCTTCTCTGtgggtgtctgtctctctcatgaAGAGGCTAaatctgcaaagtgctgagcgcCTGCAAATCCTGCTGACTTTGGCTGGGATTTCTAAAGACATCTACAAGAGCAAAGTTCCCAACTCCCATCggatgtcaatgggagctcagTACCTATTTCCCATATACCCCCTTTTAGAAACTCCATCTTTAGCAGGCGTTGCAGGGGCTccgcactttgcaggattgggccttacaTGTCATACATCCCAGACCCAGACATATCATTTATCCATAACATGGTGaggtttttagtttttttaacaGCTTAGTAATTCATTTTCTTACccccttaattattattattgttgttgttgttgttttgctatTACTCTTACCTGTTCAAGAGACACTCTTGAGCAATGAATAGTGGCTCTTTACAGCTCTCCAATGCTTTCTCTAGCCTTGTCTTAAAAGTCAACAGCACCTCTGTCTCATTAAAAACCTGTTCTAGTTTGTCATCTAATTCTTGCTTCCAGAATTTTATTTCATCAAGTCTCTGTTCTGTGGAATGAAGAGAGATTTCACATTAATTATAAATAAAAGCCCAACTTTTTCTACAGAGCCTCACGGCCCAGCCCTAGCCCTGGGCAGAAAAGGACTCGAGCCACAGAAAGTGCTGTGCACATAGCTCTGTATGCTGATGTACTGCAATGGTTTTGCTAAGGCACTGGACTATGAGCCAGGAGATGtggttcaattcctgcctctgccacagacttcctgtgtgaccttgggcaactcgcTTGATTTCTCTGTGGCTAAGCTCTTTATTTGTGAAATGGAGGTGATGATAATGATActtcttcctttgtctgtcttatctcaTTAGACTGTAAGCTCGTTGGGGTAGGGTCTGCCTCTGACTACATCTATGTACAGTGTACCATGAAGCTCTGGCCACACTGGGTGCCTCAAGGtactattgtaataaaaataataatgctttcAAAGGGTCAGACTGTAACTGGCCTTTGCAGAGATACATGGGTAAGAAAGAGGATTCTCAAAGGCAAATCACAACTGCATCCACCTTACTCCTGGCACCCTGATGCACAATTTCTCTGAATTCCCCATGGAACATGGTGGAGCTACACCATTTCCAAGGTGGGACAATGTAATGTATGACCCAGTGTGAGCCaagatatgttttttttttctttctttactcaGTCCAGGCTCTTGCCTTAACAATTAGTAAATATTATACCAGGACTGAATTTGTCTCCCTATATCTAACAGATGCCTGAAACTGTTtggttataaaaatataaaatccatcacaaagtgtttttaaaaggatttggAAATGCATCCCATTTTTCTAAGGGAAGGAGAAATAAGCCATTAAAACTTGCTACTATTTAATATCTCCTGCTTTTGTGAGTCTCCCTTAATCATATCAATAAAATAACAAAGCCCACACGATCACCTATTTTCTTG
The Eretmochelys imbricata isolate rEreImb1 chromosome 17, rEreImb1.hap1, whole genome shotgun sequence DNA segment above includes these coding regions:
- the LOC144276717 gene encoding F-box only protein 39-like — its product is MEDDSEPEQSCWAYLPDVCLSNMFWWLDDRDRSRAALVCKKWNQAMYSGSLWRTRTITFSGRPSRSNTSEFESALWYVKRFGKYLEHLEIKFLNPYNAVLTRKFQVTMRGLLSRLGKCNSRLVSLTIQHLELDRLVWKNGIRTQFIKNVSTFLKRMSKHLDYLNLKGARVTLEEGCELLSSLSYLKNKSFASEINIEDFFSHHLSIYSSPLFHQTMSTFRNLVILTLNYNCISDELLEILCEHNAHSLWTINIKCHIHDPHGQVVWGMSWANLAKRAPKLKVNFFFERVMKHNSLARILLVEIPLRSISLRSCYFSDPDWSMRPTLTYLLPAYKHILQKLTLEFNNDHELLDEELLQLVLSCERLFFLKVWAFLSVAFVERLLQNRAEGKCVLCTMKVRIYTTRHETSEEDRLLRDIYKKFRNLIDSELNYFVIAYPMV
- the TEKT1 gene encoding tektin-1 gives rise to the protein MAKLLQAPPKFLPPEWHIANKTQYASAESQRSRSERLVAESQRLVDEIEKTTQKTQSDVNKKIEQRLDEIKFWKQELDDKLEQVFNETEVLLTFKTRLEKALESCKEPLFIAQECLLNRQRRVGIDLVHDEVERELIKEVEVLQGIMALLERTLEQTNEQIRLNRSAKYNLEMDLKDKFTALTIDNYCSNLTNNTPDIRYARNVLKVEGNSVSPEDWVDFSNVNVEKADKQRNNSLMLRALIDRILSQTASDMRKQCETVNIAFKNRVKETKDAKNKLEIHLAKVMDEITSQEKNIAALKKAIIDKEGPAKVAHTRLETRTHRPNVELCRDMVQYRLISEVQEITNNIQRLKDTLAQAEVELKGLSRRQLSLEEEIQVKENTLYIDEVLCMQMRESISINSF